The proteins below come from a single Eubacterium limosum genomic window:
- a CDS encoding methionyl aminopeptidase, whose protein sequence is MQENKIGRNDPCWCGSGKKYKKCHEAIDERIAGFALKGHMVPRRGMLKTPEQIEGIRVSGKINIAVLDEVASQIKAGMTTEEIDRIVYDTTVKMGGRPAPLGFEGFPKSVCTSINEEVCHGIPSEHIVLKDGDIINVDVSTEYKGYYSDSSRMFCIGEVSPEKKKLVEVTRECIEKGLEQVKPWNFLGDVGYAVHQHALENGYTVVQEIGGHGIGLDFHEEPFVSFVTKPGTEMLLVPGMVFTIEPMVNMGTDEIYQDDENGWTIYTDDGKPSAQWEVTVAVTGTGHEVLVY, encoded by the coding sequence ATGCAGGAAAACAAAATTGGACGAAACGATCCCTGCTGGTGTGGCAGCGGTAAGAAATATAAAAAGTGCCACGAGGCAATAGATGAAAGGATAGCGGGCTTTGCCCTTAAGGGACATATGGTGCCCAGGCGGGGTATGCTCAAGACACCTGAGCAGATCGAGGGGATCCGGGTCAGCGGCAAGATCAATATCGCTGTTCTGGACGAGGTGGCCAGCCAGATAAAAGCCGGTATGACCACTGAGGAGATTGACAGGATCGTTTATGACACGACTGTTAAAATGGGCGGAAGGCCTGCGCCTTTAGGCTTTGAGGGCTTTCCAAAGAGTGTCTGCACCTCCATCAACGAGGAGGTTTGCCATGGTATTCCGTCAGAGCATATTGTGCTTAAGGATGGGGATATCATTAATGTGGATGTGTCTACCGAGTATAAAGGCTATTACTCAGACTCCTCCCGTATGTTTTGTATCGGAGAGGTAAGCCCCGAGAAGAAAAAGCTGGTCGAAGTGACCAGGGAGTGCATTGAAAAAGGATTGGAGCAGGTAAAGCCCTGGAATTTTCTGGGCGATGTGGGTTATGCGGTGCACCAGCACGCGCTTGAAAATGGCTATACCGTGGTTCAGGAAATCGGCGGACATGGCATTGGGCTCGATTTCCATGAAGAGCCCTTCGTCAGCTTTGTAACCAAGCCCGGCACAGAAATGCTGCTTGTCCCCGGCATGGTTTTTACCATTGAGCCAATGGTCAATATGGGAACTGATGAAATATACCAGGACGATGAAAATGGATGGACTATTTATACCGATGACGGCAAGCCCTCGGCACAATGGGAGGTTACCGTTGCCGTGACCGGGACAGGCCATGAAGTGCTGGTATATTAA
- a CDS encoding CDP-alcohol phosphatidyltransferase family protein yields the protein MKAKEIFSIPNILSYVRILLIPVFIGVYINAQTPRDYYLAALIILISGLTDFADGQIARRFNMITELGKALDPVADKLTQAAIVFSLMFRYQGMIFVVVLFVIKELFMLINDLVLMRKGKKLGGAMWYGKVSTAVFYVLTFILIAFPEISTAWANVLMGVTGFFLLLSFIMYGRVFLQMHREAAEEKKKQ from the coding sequence TACTGATCCCGGTGTTCATCGGCGTTTATATCAATGCCCAGACGCCCCGGGATTATTATCTGGCGGCGCTTATTATTTTGATCTCAGGATTGACAGACTTTGCGGATGGTCAGATCGCCAGGCGGTTTAACATGATCACTGAGCTCGGAAAGGCGCTGGACCCGGTGGCAGACAAGCTCACCCAGGCAGCCATTGTTTTCAGCCTGATGTTCCGATATCAGGGCATGATCTTTGTGGTTGTTTTATTTGTGATCAAGGAGCTTTTCATGCTAATCAATGACCTTGTCCTTATGCGCAAGGGTAAGAAGCTGGGCGGCGCCATGTGGTACGGCAAAGTGTCCACGGCGGTATTTTATGTGCTCACCTTTATTCTCATTGCGTTTCCGGAAATCAGCACGGCCTGGGCTAATGTGCTTATGGGCGTCACAGGCTTTTTTCTGCTGCTGTCCTTTATTATGTATGGACGTGTATTTTTACAAATGCACCGTGAGGCGGCTGAGGAGAAAAAGAAACAGTAA